A section of the Oncorhynchus keta strain PuntledgeMale-10-30-2019 chromosome 15, Oket_V2, whole genome shotgun sequence genome encodes:
- the LOC118394399 gene encoding 40S ribosomal protein S15 isoform X1 encodes MTCEIYLLERVLRVGATMADVEIKKKRTFRKFTYRGVDLDQLLDMSYEQLMQLYCARQRRRLNRGLRRKQQSLLKRLRKAKKEAPPMEKPEVVKTHLRDMVILPEMVGSMVGVYNGKTFNQVEIKPEMCGHYLGEFSITYKPVKHGRPGIGATHSSRFIPLK; translated from the exons ATGACctgtgagatatacctgctggagcgcgtgctacgagtgggtgctactatg GCGGATGTCGAGATCAAGAAGAAGCGTACCTTCAGGAAGTTCACCTACAGAGGTGTGGACCTGGACCAGCTTCTGGACATGTCCTA tgaacAGCTGATGCAGCTGTACTGCGCCCGCCAGAGGAGGAGACTTAACCGTGGCCTTCGCCGCAAGCAGCAGTCCCTCCTGAAGCGCCTGCGTAAGGCCAAGAAGGAGGCTCCCCCCATGGAGAAGCCCGAGGTGGTGAAGACTCACCTTAGGGACATGGTCATCCTGCCTGAGATGGTTGGCTCCATGGTCGGAGTGTACAACGGAAAGACCTTCAACCAGGTTGAAATCAAG cctgAGATGTGCGGCCACTACCTGGGGGAGTTCTCTATCACCTACAAGCCAGTCAAGCACGGTCGCCCCGGTATCGGAGCTACACATTCTTCCCGTTTCATCCCACTGAAATAG
- the LOC118394399 gene encoding 40S ribosomal protein S15 isoform X2, which translates to MADVEIKKKRTFRKFTYRGVDLDQLLDMSYEQLMQLYCARQRRRLNRGLRRKQQSLLKRLRKAKKEAPPMEKPEVVKTHLRDMVILPEMVGSMVGVYNGKTFNQVEIKPEMCGHYLGEFSITYKPVKHGRPGIGATHSSRFIPLK; encoded by the exons GCGGATGTCGAGATCAAGAAGAAGCGTACCTTCAGGAAGTTCACCTACAGAGGTGTGGACCTGGACCAGCTTCTGGACATGTCCTA tgaacAGCTGATGCAGCTGTACTGCGCCCGCCAGAGGAGGAGACTTAACCGTGGCCTTCGCCGCAAGCAGCAGTCCCTCCTGAAGCGCCTGCGTAAGGCCAAGAAGGAGGCTCCCCCCATGGAGAAGCCCGAGGTGGTGAAGACTCACCTTAGGGACATGGTCATCCTGCCTGAGATGGTTGGCTCCATGGTCGGAGTGTACAACGGAAAGACCTTCAACCAGGTTGAAATCAAG cctgAGATGTGCGGCCACTACCTGGGGGAGTTCTCTATCACCTACAAGCCAGTCAAGCACGGTCGCCCCGGTATCGGAGCTACACATTCTTCCCGTTTCATCCCACTGAAATAG